The DNA region CGTTGTTCATCACGCCGATCAGAAACGCCCCGACCACCGCGCCGATGACCTTCCCCACGCCGCCGCTTGCTGATGCGCCGCCGATGAAACATGCGGCGATGACGTCCAATTCAAAGCCGACACCTGCTTTGGGCGTTGCCGTGTTGAGGCGGGCGGTCACGATCATGCCTGCCAGAGCGGCAAGCACGCCCATGTTGATGAAGGTTCCGAACAATAATCGAGGCGTGTTCACGCCTGAAAGGCGGGCAGCCTTTTCATTGCCGCCCATTGCGTAAATACGGCGACCAATGACTGTCTGGCTGGTCAGGAATGAGTATCCTGTAATCAGCAGGAAAAGGATGATCAGAACGTTCGGCAAACCTTTGTAGGAAGCCATGAGGAAGCACAACCACATGATCGCAAATGTGATGAAGACATTTTTTGCTACAAAAAAATAGAAGGGTGTGACTTCGAAGCCGTACTTTTGTTGATTTTTACGGGAACGTAAATCAAGGAAGATCAATACACCGGACAGCAGAAGCCCGATCAGCATTGTGGTAATGTGAAAGCCTGGATAATTGAAAAAATCTGGGATGAAGCCGGTGCTAAGCCGTTGGAATTCGACGGGGAAGGGACCCACAGCTTCACCCTGCAGGATCAACAGGGTTAACCCGCGAAAGATTAACATGCCTGCCAGTGTTACGATAAATGCAGGGATCTTCACATATGCAACCCAGTATCCCTGCCATACGCCGACAAGTGCGCCGATCACGAGGGCGATCAGCATGGTCACGCTCCAGTGAAAACCGAATTTGACCATCAACACCGCAGCAATTGCACCAATGAAAGCGGCGACTGAGCCAACGGACAGATCGATCCAGCCGGAGACGATGATCAATAACATGCCGAGCGCCATCACGATGATGTAACTGTTTTGCAGGACGAGGTTGGTTATATTGATCGGTCTCAGTAATATCCCCCCTGTTTGATACTGGAAGAATGCCATGATCGCGATCAGCGCGATCAGCATGCCGTATTCACGGACATTGTTCCTGAAAAGGGTCGCCAGAGTTTTCATTGTTCGATAACCTCTTTTTGTGCCATTATGTGTTTCATGATAATT from Anaerolineales bacterium includes:
- the gguB gene encoding sugar ABC transporter permease; amino-acid sequence: MKTLATLFRNNVREYGMLIALIAIMAFFQYQTGGILLRPINITNLVLQNSYIIVMALGMLLIIVSGWIDLSVGSVAAFIGAIAAVLMVKFGFHWSVTMLIALVIGALVGVWQGYWVAYVKIPAFIVTLAGMLIFRGLTLLILQGEAVGPFPVEFQRLSTGFIPDFFNYPGFHITTMLIGLLLSGVLIFLDLRSRKNQQKYGFEVTPFYFFVAKNVFITFAIMWLCFLMASYKGLPNVLIILFLLITGYSFLTSQTVIGRRIYAMGGNEKAARLSGVNTPRLLFGTFINMGVLAALAGMIVTARLNTATPKAGVGFELDVIAACFIGGASASGGVGKVIGAVVGAFLIGVMNNGMSILGIGIDWQQAIKGFVLLLAVFFDVYNKNKGG